CGGCCGCTCGGCTTTACAGATTTTACTCCGGCAGGACTTTGATCTGGTGCTGGTTGACCTGCGGATGCAGGAAATGGATGGCATTACTTTCATTCAGGAGGCCCGTAACATCTGGCCATGGCTGGGCTTTGTGATTATGACCGGCTATATGGATGATGTGTCCTCTGATCTTTCTTCCACCCTGGGGGTTACGCGCGTGCTTGCCAAACCGGTTCGTCCGAATCAGCTCTGTCAGGTTTTGATGGAGGAATATAAAGAGCGTCGACTGGGGGTGGGAATGGCGGGCCCCGGGATGGAACAGCATCAGCGTCAGTTGCGGATGTTGGGGCATCTGGGCGAAACGGCGTTGGCTTCGGGCACCTTTGTTGAGGCTTTGCAGGACTTGAGCGAAGGGCTTGGCGAACTACTGGGGTGCGATGTTGCAGGCTTGTTGGGTTTCTCTGAAGGGCAGAATGTGGTTGTGCTGACGGCGCAGAATGCGGTGGCGGAATCTTTCCTGTCAAACTGTCATCAGGAAATGGTCTCTCGTTATGAGGCCTTAAGCGGGAAGAAGACAGGGCAAATCGAATGGCGTGTGCAGATGGAGGGGGTTCCCAGTTCACCGGAAGGACCGGCATTGCCCGGGCGCCTCATGACGATCCCGTTATTGGTCAATAATGAGATTCATGGAATTTTACTATTAGGGGCGGCTGAGGCGGAAAAGATTGCGGCAATCGATATTTCCTTTGTCTATCACATCGCGAACGTCCTCTCTTCTATTTTGGCTGCTGTTACCCGAATCCGGCAATTGGCTGCCCACGATTCCCTGACGGGGCTTTTTAATCGGGAATATTTTGAGGAGCAGGCGGAGCGGGCCTGGCAGTTAGCACGACGATATGGGCATCATATGGCTGTTGCCATTATGGATGTGGATCATTTTAAAGCCGTCAATGACACCAATGGGCATCTGGCGGGCGATCAAGTTCTTCATGAATTCGCCGACATTCTCAAAAAGGCGGCACGGGGTTCAGATGTGGTGGCGCGGTATGGGGGAGATGAGTTTGTGGTCATGTTGCCGCAGGCTGATCTGGCGTCCGGGATGGCCGTGGTAAATCGTATTCGAAGTGCCGTGGAGGAAAATGTGTTTTGTGCCAAAACACTAAATCTTAAATTAACCACTTCCATCGGATTAGCCACGAGTCTGGGCATTGAGCCTACGGCCTCGGCAACGGATATTCTGAGTTTGGCGGATGCTGGACTCTATATGGCCAAACGGGAAGGACGCAACCGAGTTCGCTTATGCACCAAGGAGCTTGGCAAAGACGGCGAAGTCGTCACAGGGGATGGAGTATCTGCAGGGGAAAAGGCCATGTCCAGTATCAGGACGCATCCCTGCATTCTGATTGTTGATGATGATCCGCTGATTCTCCAAACTCTGCAGGCAGTTTTGCGTGGGAGTGGCTATTTGACGGATACGGCCAGTGTTCCAGAGGAAGCATTACGTAAGGCGCAGGAGGCACCCGGAGCTTATGATGTCGCCGTCCTCGACCTGAATATGCCGGAAACCAGTGGATTGGAATTGCTGACGGCACTTCGGCAAACGGATAGTTTTATCATGCCGGTGGTCATGACGGGCTATGCGACCAAGGAAAATGCAGTCCAGTCCTTGCGACAGGGCGCGTTTGAATTTATTGAAAAGCCAGTCATGTCGGAAGAATTGCTGGCGGTTATCGAGAAGGCGTTGGATCATCGCCGCCTGAAAGTGGAGAATGAACGGTATCGCTCCCACCTCGAGGAGATGGTGCGGCAAAAAAGTGTTGATTTGCTCAAAGCCATGGATGAGCTGAAACAGGTGCATGAATTTACCTTGCAGGCCATGGCGCGTATGCTGGATGAACGCGAACATGCCACCGGTCAGCACAGTAATCGGGTTCGCGCTCTCAGTTCTGTACTGGGCAAAGCGATGAGTTTGCCTCGCAAAGAGTTGGATATTCTTTCTCATGGGGCTCAGTTGCACGATATTGGTAAAATCTCCGTGCCGGACCGTATCCTGCTTAAGAACGGCTCTCTGACTGATGATGAGTGGAAAGTGATGAAAACACATCCGGAAGTAGGGTATAACATTCTAGCCTCAAGTCCCTATCTCAAGGATGTGGCCGAACTTGTTCGCTCTCATCAGGAACGCTATGACGGGAAGGGCTATCCCCGCGGTCTGAAAGGCGATGCTATCTGTTTGGGCGCGAGAATATTTGCCGTGATTGATGCTTATGATGCCATGCGCTCCGACCGGCCCTACAGGAAGGCGATGTCGCCCGAACAGGCTGCGGTGGAGATCCGGAATGGTTGCGGGTACCAGTTTGATCCTGCAGTGGTCGACGCTTTCCTCAGGCATCAGGATCAAATGGAAGCAGAAGGCGGCTGGGCACTCTGAGTGGGAAGATCTGCATGCCGGAGCTTGTTGTATTGAATACCCAATTCTCTAATCTTATACCCCAGAATTCGGCGGGTTGTGCCGAGTAATTTGGCGGCTTTAGTTTGAACCCCGTTTGTCGACTGCAACGCATGAAGGATCATTTCCCGTTCGCAGGCGGCTACAGCGTCATCCAATGGAGCGGTGAAGTCTTGTTGCGCAGGCAGGATGCGTTCAGGTTTCTTATAAATGGATTCGGGGAGATGTTCGGGAAGAATCTCGGTTTTCTTGCTGTGCAGGACAAGGGTTCTCTCCACTATGTTTCGTAATTCCCGAATGTTTCCGGGCCATGTATAACGGGCTAGAAGCGACATGGCATCGGAAGAAAAACTTTGCACGGTGAAACTCATGCTCTTTTTGAAAGTTTGCAGGAAGTGGCGTGTCAGAAGAGGCACATCCCCTGCTCGCTCCCGTAAGGGGGGGAGCGTGATGGGGACGACGTTCAACCGGTAAAAGAGATCGTCGCGGAAACGATGCATGCGAACTTCATCTTCCAGGATTCTGGAAGTGGCCGTGATGATTCTGGCATGGGTTCGAATAACCTGTGTCCCCCCTAATCGCATGTATTCACGTTCTTGTAATACCCGGAGCAGTTTGACCTGTATCGGCAGTGACATTTCCCCCACTTCGTCAAAAAAAAGTGTACCTGATCCGGCTAGATCAAATCGTCCAAGCTTGCGCGTATCAGCACCGGTAAAAGCCCCTTTTTCATGCCCGAACAGCTCGCTCTCCATCAGGGTCTCAGGTAGAGCTGAGCAATGAATCGGAATAAAGGGATCTTCCGCACGCGGACTTAAGTTATGGAGGCGGCGGGCAATCAGTTCTTTTCCTGTTCCGCTTTCTCCCTGGATCAGGATAGTGGCGTCGCTGTCGGCTGCCTGCGCAACAGCCTCCAGGGTTTTTATGAAAGTGGGGGATTGCCCGATAAGGCCATCGTTAGAGTATTCCGGGGCAATTTCATGCTGCAAAACCTCTACTTTGCGCCGTAAGGCCGAGGTTTCAAGGACCCGGCTCACAATACGACGTATTTCATCCACGTCGAATGGCTTCATTACAAAATCACAGGCGCCGGCCTTAATGGCGTCTACAACAGGGCGCACGGAAAGGGAGGCGCTGACCATGATGCAGGGAAGGCCCGGATATAGATCATTCAACTCTTTCAGGAGCGTCACCCCGTCTTTTTCCGGCATGATAACGTCCAGCAGCACAATGTCCACGGGGTGTCTGGCGAGTTGTGTCAGTGCCTGTTCTGCATTTTCTGCAAGGTGAGTTCGGTAAAGGGTTGTGAAGATCTGGCGGAGGGATTCCCTGCTGCCGCGGTCATCATCAACAATGAGTATGGATTTCAAGGTGTTTCCTCCTCGAGTTGGGTTGCGACGGGTAGGTGGATGGTGGCGAGTACCCCGAATTCATTGGAGTGGAGCGCAATCTTTCCTTGATGGTCAAGAATGGTTCGGCGGGCGATCGGGAGCCCGAGCCCAAGACCGCGGGCCT
Above is a genomic segment from bacterium containing:
- a CDS encoding diguanylate cyclase, with the translated sequence MNIQTDPNEEFSLAGIRILVVDDDEVIRLLAQRVLMSRHAAVEVAENGRSALQILLRQDFDLVLVDLRMQEMDGITFIQEARNIWPWLGFVIMTGYMDDVSSDLSSTLGVTRVLAKPVRPNQLCQVLMEEYKERRLGVGMAGPGMEQHQRQLRMLGHLGETALASGTFVEALQDLSEGLGELLGCDVAGLLGFSEGQNVVVLTAQNAVAESFLSNCHQEMVSRYEALSGKKTGQIEWRVQMEGVPSSPEGPALPGRLMTIPLLVNNEIHGILLLGAAEAEKIAAIDISFVYHIANVLSSILAAVTRIRQLAAHDSLTGLFNREYFEEQAERAWQLARRYGHHMAVAIMDVDHFKAVNDTNGHLAGDQVLHEFADILKKAARGSDVVARYGGDEFVVMLPQADLASGMAVVNRIRSAVEENVFCAKTLNLKLTTSIGLATSLGIEPTASATDILSLADAGLYMAKREGRNRVRLCTKELGKDGEVVTGDGVSAGEKAMSSIRTHPCILIVDDDPLILQTLQAVLRGSGYLTDTASVPEEALRKAQEAPGAYDVAVLDLNMPETSGLELLTALRQTDSFIMPVVMTGYATKENAVQSLRQGAFEFIEKPVMSEELLAVIEKALDHRRLKVENERYRSHLEEMVRQKSVDLLKAMDELKQVHEFTLQAMARMLDEREHATGQHSNRVRALSSVLGKAMSLPRKELDILSHGAQLHDIGKISVPDRILLKNGSLTDDEWKVMKTHPEVGYNILASSPYLKDVAELVRSHQERYDGKGYPRGLKGDAICLGARIFAVIDAYDAMRSDRPYRKAMSPEQAAVEIRNGCGYQFDPAVVDAFLRHQDQMEAEGGWAL
- a CDS encoding sigma-54 dependent transcriptional regulator, translating into MKSILIVDDDRGSRESLRQIFTTLYRTHLAENAEQALTQLARHPVDIVLLDVIMPEKDGVTLLKELNDLYPGLPCIMVSASLSVRPVVDAIKAGACDFVMKPFDVDEIRRIVSRVLETSALRRKVEVLQHEIAPEYSNDGLIGQSPTFIKTLEAVAQAADSDATILIQGESGTGKELIARRLHNLSPRAEDPFIPIHCSALPETLMESELFGHEKGAFTGADTRKLGRFDLAGSGTLFFDEVGEMSLPIQVKLLRVLQEREYMRLGGTQVIRTHARIITATSRILEDEVRMHRFRDDLFYRLNVVPITLPPLRERAGDVPLLTRHFLQTFKKSMSFTVQSFSSDAMSLLARYTWPGNIRELRNIVERTLVLHSKKTEILPEHLPESIYKKPERILPAQQDFTAPLDDAVAACEREMILHALQSTNGVQTKAAKLLGTTRRILGYKIRELGIQYNKLRHADLPTQSAQPPSASI